From Fusobacterium varium:
CTTTAATATTACATAATTTATATAGTTAAATCAAAAAAATTATTATTTAAAAATAATTTACTTTTGCAGTAAAAAATATTGAAATTATTCAAAAATAGAGGTATACTTTAGAAAAAGTTTTAATGTCAAATAATCTAATATTATTATATTTTGAAAATCGTTATGGAGGTAATTGAGTGAAGAATAGTACACTGCCTAGCTTTTATGGAATACTGGAAATACAGCATTACATAAAAGGAAGAATAAGAATAAAAGTTGAATCTTTAAAAAATGATAATGAAAAAGTTGAAGAATTAAGACTAAACCTATTGAAACTCAATGGAATAGATGAAGTAACTATCAATTCTTTATTAGGAACTGTTCTTATAAAATTTGATGAAGACATAATAGAACCTGTTATTCTTATAGGAGTTCTACTCAATTTTTTAGGTCTTGAAGAAGAAGCTTTTGAAAAGAAAAATGGAAAAATATCTTTTGTACTAAAAGATATACTTGAAGCTATGGATATGACCTTATATAACAAAACAAAAGGAATATTGGATTTAAAAACATCAATAGCTTTATTTTTTCTAATATATGGAGTAAAAAAAATAAGACAGAATCCAATAATGCCAAATGGTGTAAATCTATTATGGTGGGCATATAATATAATGACAAGAGGAGGAAAATAAAATAGTGAATACTTTATTAAAAACAACATTTTTTTACTTTAATAAAATAAAAGTAGTTCATAGTATTCCTGGAAGAATAAGATTATCAGTTCCTGGTTTAAATAATGTGCCAGAAAATATGAGAAAATATGAACATTACACTACCTCTCTTATAAAAATTGAAGAAGGAATCAAAGACATTTCTTATTCTTATATTACTGGAAAAGTCCTTTTGACTTATGACAAAAATGTAACAAATGAACAGAAGATACTGGATTGGATAAATTTTATATGGAAAAAAGTTATTGACAATGAGGATGTTTATAATAAGATGCAGCCTGAAGAAATAGAAAAAAATCTTGATAAACTTTATGAAATGCTTTGTAAAGAGCTGAAAAAAGGGAGATAATTCAAATGGAAAGAACTAGTAATGGATATCTCTTATCTTGTGAAGTTGTCCATAAAATAAGAGGAAGAATACGTATAAAATCAAGAGCATTAAAATATCTTGGCAACATGAAACAAAATATAGAAAAACAGTTAGAAGAAGTCAGATATATCAATAGTGTAAAAATAAGCAGCATTACAGGTACCATAGTAATATATTTTACTGATATTACTGTTACTGAAGAAAATCTAATAGCTCTTCTGCAAAATACATTAAATGTATATCTTGTAGAAATATATAAAAATGAAAAAATAGAAAACAATAAGCAAATAGTAATAGAAAGAAAACTACAGGAGGAATCTCCAGAAGAAATAATTAAAAAAATTACAGCAGCTGGAGGATTACTTGCATATAATATATTTAAAAAATCTCCTGTTGAACCAGTGACAGGACTAAAAAGAATTCTGAACCTTAACACATTATCAATATTTTCATTAGCTGCTCCTGTTATAAAAAATGGAATAGGTTCAATTATCAGAAATAAAAGACCTAATGCTGATACTCTAAGTTCAAGTGCTATTATCAGCAGTTTGCTCTTAGGAAAAGAAAAAACAGCTCTTACTATAATGATATTGGAGGAGTTTGCTGAGCTTCTTACAGTATATACAATGAAAAAAACAAGAGGAGCTATCAAAGATATGCTCAGTGTTGGAGAAAATTATGTCTGGAAACAAATAGATGTAAATAATATAAAAAAAGTTTCTATTGATGAAATTCAAAAGGGTGATAAAATTGTAGTTCAGACAGGTGAAAAAATCAGTGTGGATGGAATTATAGTAAAAGGGGAAGCTTTTATTGACCAATCATCTATTACTGGAGAATATATGCCTGTAACTAAAAAAATAGGTGAAAATGTCTTTGCTGGAACTATAATAAAAAATGGAAATATAACCATTGAAGCTGAAAAAGTAGGAGATGACAGAACTGTATCCAGAATAATCAAACTTGTAGAAGATGCTAATTTTAATAAAGCTCAAATACAAAATTATGCAGATACATTCTCAGCTCAACTTATTCCTCTAAACTTTCTCTTAGCAGGAATAGTATATGCTGCTACAAGAAATATACAAAAAGCTATGAGTATGCTTGTTATAGATTATTCATGTGGTATCAGACTTTCTACTGCTGCTGCATTTTCAGCAGCTATCAATACAGCAGCTAAAAATGGTATACTTATAAAAGGAAGCAACTATATTGAAGAACTATCAAAAGCAGATACAATAATATTTGACAAAACTGGTACTATCACTGAAGGAAAGCCAAGTGTACAAACAATTAAGGTGTTAGATAAATCACTTGAAGAAAATACTATGCTCGCCTATGCTGCTGCTGCTGAAGAAACATCAAGTCATCCACTAGCTGTAGCTATACTTAATGAAGTCAAAGACAGAGGTATTGAAATACCACTGCATGAAGAAAATAAAATAGTATTGGCAAGAGGTATTGAAACTGTAGTAGATGGTAAAGTTATAAGAGTAGGAAGTAAAAAATTCATGGAAGAAAATGGTATTCCTACTGAAAAAAATCATGAAGAAGTAAAAGTAATTCTTGGAAGAGGAGAAATTCTCATCTACATATCAAGAGATAATAAATTGATAGGTTTATTAGGAGTAACTGACCCACCTAGAGAAAACATTAAAAAAACTATTAATAGACTTAGAGGTCAGGGAATAGATGAAATAATTCTTCTTACTGGAGATTTAGAACAACAGGCACATACCATTGCTTCAAGGATGGCAATAGACAGCTATGAATCCGAACTTCTTCCTGAAGATAAGGCAAAAAATATCCTTGCTCTTCAATCAAGAGGCGGAAAAGTGATAATGATAGGAGATGGAATAAATGATGCTCCTGCATTGTCTTATGCTAATATTGGAATAGCTCTGGGAAGCACAAGAACAGATGTTGCCATGGAGGCAGCTGATGTCACTATAACTAAAGATGATCCGCTATTGGTTCCAGAAGTAATTGGGTTATCTAAAAAAACTGTAAGTACAATAAAAGAAAACTTTGCAATGGCAATAGGAGTAAACTCTTTTGCTTTGGTATTAGGGGCTACTGGAATACTTCCAGCTATATATAGTTCTGTTATTCATAATTTGAGTACTATACTTGTAGTAGGAAATTCTTTAAAATTATTAAAATATAAATTAAAAAATTAAGGAGATAATCAATGAAAAAACTTACACTGACAATTCTTCATAGATTGCCTAATAGAGTAAGATTAAAACTTTCAGTTCCTATTAAAAACTTTGATTCATTTGAAAGAAATATAACTCATGATATTAAAGAAAGCATTGATATAAAGTATACTCCTGTGACTAGAACAGTAACTGCAAAATTTGACCCTGAAAGTATATATCTTCAAGAGGTAATATATAAAATATTAACAGCATTTTCTATAGAGAATGGAATGATTCCTGTAAAACTTTTGGAGGGAACTGAACAAAAAGCCATGGAAAGATTTTCTGTCTATTCAGGAGCTACTATTATTATGTCAGGGCTGCATATGTTAATGAATAAAAATGGAACTGAACTGCAAAATATGATGAACTGGTTTTCATTAGGAATGACCTCAGCTGCTATATTTGAACATGCCTGTATAGAAATCAATAAAAAAGGGGTCTTTGATTTAGAAATACTTCCAGCAATGTATCTGGTAAAATCATTTTTAAATACACCTAAGTTATCTTTAGTTGCTATGATATGGCTGACAACATTCGGAAGACACCTTATAACTACATCAAATTCAGCTAAAGAAATTAAAATATTCAGAATAAAAAATCAAAAAGATAATAAATATCATTATATAGCAAATATTTCTGATGATCACAGTATTGAAAATATAGGAGATCTGTTATATCATATCTTCTTTAGAAAAGGCAGAGATTTGGTAAAACCAAGTGAAAAATATATAACTATAAACAAATAAATTAAATAGGAGGTACAAAAATGTTCGGATTTGGACAAGGAAATGGTGGAATAACTAAAGCTCATTTAGTAGGTGCAGCAGTAGGTGTAGGTGTAACAGTAGCTGGATATTACCTATACAAAAAGAATAAATCAAAAGTAGATGGATTTTTAAAGTCACAAGGTATAAATATAAAAAGCTGTGATTCTACAAATTATGAAGATATGTCAGTAGAAACTTTAACTGAAGTTAAAGAACACATAGAAGATATATTAGCAGAAAAAGAATTAAACAATGTAAATGTTGAGCAATGTGACATTTCTTGTGAAGCTAAATAAATCTCTGCATTTATAAAAATGAACTTATGTCTGTTAAGCTAAATAACTTAACAGGCATTTTTCTTTTTAAAATATTTTGTATTTTTTCAAATATTTAATTATACTTTAACTTAAATAATTTAAAGGAAAAAAGATTGTTTTATAATTTTCAATCTAATATAATTTATTTTTAGTATGCGTAATAATTTATTTTCTTTAAATATATTTTTAAAAAAATACTTGCATTTTATTTTTATATATTGTATTATTAAGCAATTAATTTTTTTAAAAATAATTGAAAAGGAGAAAATACAGTATGTTTATTTCTAATATGACAAACCTCATACTCACTTTATTGGTTATAACTTTTATAAGCAATATATTTTTGAGTGTGAAAAATCATATTAGGAACTCCCTCTAATTTTATTATATAAAATTTTAAAATTTGAAACTTGGAGACAGCCTGATTTGAGGCTGTCTTTTTTATTTATAAAATTTTTTAGGGGGAATTGAAATGAAGAAAATAACAATATTTAAAGAAAACTTTAAAGAAAGAAATGTAAATAGAATAATAATAAAATATATAAATTTCAAATCAATTCTACTCTGTTTCTAAATATTAATCTCATAGAATATTACTACTTAAGAATATAAAACAGAGGAGAAGAATTATGATAAAAGAAAATAATAATTATACTAAAATTGGATTTGGAGCAATATTTGCAGTAGCTAGTGTCTTATTCAGCTCACATGCAGGAGGAGGTTTTGCCAGTGGTAATCAAGCTACTCAATATTTTGTAGGAAATGGTATATGGGGAGTAATTTCAGCTATAATAGCAATGGCTCTTTTAGCTCTTACTATAAGAGAATGTATTATTATGAAAAATTCAAGAAACTTAAAAAGTTACAAAGAACTTTTTGAAACTTTATACCATCCTTTTGATAAATTAGAATGGTTGTTTGAAATATATTTCAATATTATGGTAATATGTGCAGTTGGAGCTGTTATTGCTGGTGCAGCTTCTCTGATTTCAGCTAATGGAATTATGGGATATAAAATGGCTGTACTGGGAGTTGGAGCTATTTTACTTGTTATGACTATATTTGGTTCTGACTTGGTATCTAAAGTTTCTACAGTAATGTCAGTATGTATCTTAATATCCACTTTCATAATATTTTTCATGGGAATAAAAGCTAAAATACCAGAAATATCTATAATTTTTTCTCAAGGATTTTTTACTGACAATACTATAATAAAAAAATCCATCCTTAATGCTTTTACATATGCTGGTTTTCAATCTGTTGTCATTCCTACAATGATAGCTTGCGGAAAACAATTGGGAGACAAAAAGAATGTTTCAAAATCTATGATAATAGCTTTTATAATGAATTCTATTGCTCTAGGAATGTCAGTAGTCATGTTGTTAGGGTGGCATGGAGACTTTACTCAGGCTGGCGCTACTACATTGCCTTCTTTGTATATATGCCAACAGCTGGATGTTAATATCTTATACTGGTTTTATAATATTGCTTTGTTATTATGTTTCATATCAACTGGAGTAACTACTATATATGGTTTTGTTTCAAGATTCTCTGCTATAAAAGTCATGGAAAAAATTAAAAAACCTATTATAAGGAGAATTTTAACTTCAAGTTTTTGTATGATTATATCTATGAGTGTATCAATGATAGGTCTTAGCAGAATTATAAAGTATGGCTATGGTTATTGCGGATATTTAGGCATTGCAATTATTATAATTCCATTTTTAACAGTTGGTGCTTATAAAAACAGAAAATACGCAGCTGAAAATAATTTTGTAATATCTATAAAAAGAGAGCAGGCTTTTGCTGAATAATACTATATGAAAATTTAAGAAAAAGGAGAATTTTAAATGAATACAAGAAATATATTTTTACCAAATTACAGCATTGGAGAAAATCCCTATAATGAAATTCCTTCTATTTGTGAAGCATATGGAAAAAAAGTAGTTTTTATAGGTGGAAAAACAGCTTTAGCTAAAACTAGTGATATAGTTAAAGAAATAATAAAGAACAGTAAGTTAGAAGTTATTGACATTCTTTGGTTTGGTGGAGAAGCATGTTATGAAAATGTTGACAAATTAAAGCAGGAAAAATCCATTATAGAAGCTGATATGATATTTGCTTTTGGTGGAGGTAAGGCAATAGACACTTGTAAATGTCTTACTGGAGAGCTTAAAAAACCTCTCTTCACTTTTCCAACTATATCTTCAACTTGTGCATCTGTCACTTCTGTTTGTGCTATGTACAATGAAAATGGTTCTTTCAAAAATCTTTACTGGAGATTTGCTCCAGCAGAGCATACTTTCATAAGTACAAAAATAATTTCAGAAGCACCAGAAAAATATCTATGGGCAGGAATTGGAGATACTATGGCGAAAGGATATGAACCAGAATTTTCTTCAAGAGGCAAATCTTTAAATCACTCAAACGCTCTTGGAGTTACTTTATCAAAACTATGTCAGGAACCTCTTGTTAAATATGGAAAAAAAGCTCTTGATGACTGTAAAGCAAACAAAGTATCCACTGAATTAGAAGAAACAATTCTTGCTATAATTGTCACAACCGGGATTGTTTCAAACTATGTAATAAATGACTATAATAGCTCTCTGGCTCATGCATTATGCTATGGATTCTCTACTATTCATCATATTGAAGTCAGTCATTTGCATGGAGAAATTGTTTCTTATGGAGTTCTTGTATTGCTTATGGTAGATGGAAGAACTCATGAAATCAATAGAATAATACCATTTTATAAAAGTATTGGACTTCCTGTATCATATAAAAACCTTGGTACAGATGAAAAAGAAATGGAAATTGTTATTCAAAAAGCTGTAGATGTTCCTGATTTAAATGTTTCTGCTTTCCCTGTTACAAAAGAAATTATTTGGGAAGCTATCAAAAAATTAGAAAGTTTTAAATAAAAAATACTCTCTTTGTAAAAGGTAATTCATCTATCTTTTATAAAGAGAGTATTGTTATTTTATTATTTCTATTTATCCTGAATATTTTTAGATTCTCTGAATTTCACTGTTTTTCTTGGATAAATCTTCATAGGTTCTTTAGTTACTGGATTGGCTATTATTCTTGGTTTTCTTTCCTTCACTTCAAATATTCCTATATTTCTAAATATCAATGAATGACTTTTCTGCAAAGCCTCCTGCATTGTTTCAAGAAATACTTCTATTTCTTTCAGTGCTTTTCTTGCTGATATTTCCCCTTTACTTGTTTCACTGTATACTTTTGCTAATTCTCTCTTATTCATCAGTACCAGCTCCATTTACTATATCCTGCAAGCCCGCTCCTGCTCTGAATCTTATCTTCTTTTTAGATTTTGTATAACCAGATTTATTTATTTTAGTTATCATTATTTTTCTTGGTTTTACCTCTTTTTCTTCAAATGTTCCCCAATTTTTAAAGGTTATCTTTTCACCTTCATTCAGAACTTTTAGCAGTGTATTCCAGAATAAGTCTATCTTTTCTTTTACTTCCTGCTGATTCTTTAGTCCATTTCTCTTTTTATAGAATCTTATAAATTCCCCTTCTGTCATAACTTCCCCCTTAAAATATCATGATTATTTGTTAAAAGGCTGGCTATTTATCAGCCAGCCTTTCACTTTTTAATCTTTAGAACTTATAACCCAGTCCTGTTCCTACTATCCATTCACCTTTTGTCTTATTCTTTCCAGATTGATTATGTGAATCTCTTTCTACAGAGTAAGTTCCTTTTACATCAAACAAGATTCCATTTTCCAGTTCAAGTGCATATTTAGCATTCAATCCTAAGCTATGTTCATTCTTGTGGGCAACTAATATATCAAAGTCGCTTCCACCTTTGAATCTTCCTGTGATATATTCTTCATCTGCGCCATTAAGCAGTCTTGTATAGCTTGCCCCAACTGATAATGTACTCTTTCCTTTTTCATGTGGTATCACTTTTTTAAGATCTATTCCCATTTTTCCAACTGTGTAGTCAAATGATTGTGAATCTGTTTCTATTGCTAAAGTTTTATTTCCTTCATCTGCTCCATCCTGTTTTACATATGTATATGACAGAGTTGCATAAGGTTCTAAGTATAGATTATCTCCAATATTATGTGAATATCTTCCATTCAGATAAATATCATAAGTCAAATCATTGTAGCTTGAAGAATAGCTTCTTGTTTCTGTAATTTCTCTTCCTGCTGCTGTTCTGTTAGCATCATAGTCTCCATATTGAAATCCCATTCCTGCTGTTACTTTTAGATTTCCAAGATACTTCTTAGCATATCCTCCAATATACAGCGCATCTCCATCAACTTTTGAGCCATTAGACAAGTCAGATTTAAACTTGTTTCCTCCAACTGCCACTCCAGCTTTAAAGTCATCAGATACTCCATACTCTCCAAGCATATATGCTCCTGTGATTTTTGTATCAGAATCTATATCAGAACTTCCTATATCATAAGTATAATATCCTTTTCCATAATATGTATCTTTAGTTCCTCCATCTATATGAGTAAGTCCACCATATATCATCCATTTTCCTGTATCTGCTTTAAATGAATTTTCAGTAACTATATCTCTGAACATTCCCATTGATTTTATTGATAATTCAGAAGAATATGAGTATGGATTTCCTGCATAGATATCATTTAAGTATCCCATAAAAGATGAGAATTTTTCATCAGTATCTACATTAAATTCTTTTACACCATCTACAACCCTCATACTTTGATATATTTTATTTAATTTCCCATAATTTGTATATTCAGGTGTTGTTGGTGACAGTGGAAGTGTAGATTTAGTTTCAACTGTTATTGTTGAAGAACCAGGAGTTTTTCTAATAGAATGTAAATATGAAGTTGTATCTAAAGTAAATAAATCTCTATATTCTATGTCTGGATTTTCCACTCCATATATTCCATCTCCAAGTTTTATTCCCATATCTATTGTACTTCCATCAGATACTCCATTAAGCGCAAGAAGAAGTTTTCCACCATCTGAGTCTATTGTTCCACTACTATTTCCATTTGAAAGTGCATGTTTATTACTATTTGTTCCATCTATTCTTAATACAAACTCCCCGTTTTTACCAATATTAATATCTTTTGCTCCTGTAATTTCAGAAGTTTCAAATGCAGTTACTTTCTGATTTATATTTATATTTTCCACATTTGATATTTTATGGAAAAGATTTATATTATCATTTCCCACTGCTCTGGAAACGGCTGAACTAAAATTTAAAGTATCATCCCCAGCATCTAAATCTATATCTCCATTGATAAAAGAATTTCCAGATATATTTACTGTATTAGCTCCTGTACTTCCAGAAATAACAGGAGTAGTTCTATCTAAGCCCCCACCATTGATTGTTACATCTGTACTAGTAAATGAAGCTCCATCTTTAACTGTAACAGCAGTTTTATAGGCATTAATAATTCCGCCATTAAGGGAGAAATTTTTACCTGCTTCTATTGTTACTGTTCCACTGGCAACTCCAGCTCCATTGATGATTTTATTATTTTGTATTCCTTCAAAATTATCATAAGCATCTTTTCTACTATTTTTTAATTCTGTATTTATTATAGAATATATTCCTGTGCTACTTCCAGTTCCTGAGGTAATACCATTAGTTTTTATACTTCCATCACTCTCAAGAGTTATAGCCATTCCCTCTCTTTCAGGTTTGTTAATTGCTGTTCCGCCACCTTCAATTTTGACTGGTGTCTGTCCTATTACAAGTCCATAGTTCTTGTAGTCAGTAATTCCTGAATTAGAGTTTCCTACAATATATATTCCATTGCCATTTCCCATTATAACACCAGTATTTGATATTGATTCTATTATTGATGAACCAGAACTAGAATAAAGATAAATTCCATTTCCTGATTTATTTCCACTATCATTTCCACTAATTATTCCATAATTCGTTATCTTTCCTATTTTACTCTTTGTAAAAGAACTAGTAGTACTAGAACTAGAATAAATTCCATTTACTGTATTACTTCCAGTATTATTTCCACTAATTATTCCATAATTCGTTATCTTTCCTATTTTACTCTCTGGGAAAGAATCAAAACTATAAGAACTAGAATAAATTCCGTTTCCGTTCTCGCTACCAGAAACATTTCCGCTAATTATTCCATTATTGATTATATCACCTATTGTACTCTTATTACTTCTAGAAAAAATTCCATTTCCTAAATGAGTTCCATTACCAGTAGTACTACCACTTATTATTCCACTATTTGTTATATTTCCTATTATACTGCTTGAAGTATCAGAATAAGAAAATATTCCATTTCCTGATTTACTTCTATATCCACCAGTACTGTTTCCACTTATAGTTCCACTATTTGTTATATTTCCTATTATACTGCTTGAAGTATCAGAATAAGAAAATATTCCATTTCCTGATTTATCTCCACCAGTACTGCTCCCACTTATATTTCCATTATTCACTATATTTATTTTAATATTATTTGTATTTACTGTATCATCTATTTTTACAGTTTTAGTTATATCTGTTCCTTCTGGTATTGTCCAGGTAAATTCACCAGCAGGATTTTTTGTTACTGTTCCTATATTAGTTCCTAAATCATCTTGTACAATAAGAGTTGAATTTTCATATTTTATTGTAACATCTCCAAATGCAAAACTACTTCCCAGTAAAAAAGCTACTACCACTCCCATTGTTATTCTATTCTTTCCCTTGAGATATCTTTTTAAAGCTTTCTCCATTTCTTTAATCATATTTTCCTCTCCCCCTTGATATTTTTTACTTTAAATTCAACTTTTTTACATTTATAACATTTTCAAATTCAGCAAAATTAACAATTGTTCTCTTATATGTATAAAAGCGAACATAAAATAGTCGTAATTACTTTATTTACAGGGGGTCATTTTTTAAGGATGTTTTCTCTAAAAATATTTTTATCTTGACTTTATCAATTTTAGAGATTATAATTGATAAAGTTAAAACATGTAAAAGTTCGCCTTTATACATTAAAGAGAACTTTTATTATTTTTATAGTATTAAAGAGTATTTTACTTAGTGAATTAATTCTTGTATTGTTTCATCAATTTTTTTCTATTCCTGTCATTCTCTCTTCTATTCTTTTTATTCCATCAGTTAGTGTCTTTGTCTTTATATTTTCTATTCTGAATTTTTCTGCATACAGCCTTTCTTTTTCACAATCTCTCTTGTCCAGTTTTTTGTCAAACAGTGAAAGTATGTACTTGTGATATGCCAATAAAAAAGTTCCTGTTGTAGTTATTATCTTGAAAAACAGTTCTATATTACTGTTCATTTTTCTTTCCATTCATTTTTTTTATTTTTGAATAAAAAAAGACTGCAGTTTCTGCCACAGCCTTTTCATGCTATTTGATTATTTTAATAAAAGCCCATAAACTTTAGAATTTTTATTTCTAAAACTATATGGGCTTAATCTTTTCTATAATTTACTTATTCTTTCTTTAACTTTATCTAGTTTTTCCTTGTCTTTTTCTAATGTACCTTTTCTAAAACTGAGTATTTCCAGTCTTTCAGTAACCATTTTTAATATTTCCTTCTGCTCATTTATTTCAAGTTCCTCTAGCAAAAAGCTATATAGTTCTTTTATACCACTGCTTTTTATAACAGTCACTGCTATATCACTTTCAGTTGTATTTTTAATTTCATCTATTACAAATTTAGGTATTGTTTCCTCTACATAAGCTTTAACTAATTCTTTTTTCTGCAAAGGATATTCTTTTACAATTTTTTCAAGAATTTCAACATTTATAGGTTTTTCAGGTTTTTCAGATTTTTCTATTTTATCTATATAAGTGAAATATATTCCAGTTTTTCCAGATAAACCTCTCAAGCTGTCACCTTGCTGTATCCTTATTTTTTTCAGTACTTCACCAAACTTCATTTTGTACCTCTCTTTATTTATAATCTTTCTTAAATTATACATTATTTTCTATTAAAAGTAAAAAAATAAATATTACATTCGTACCTCTAAAATAGTACTTATTTTCATCCAATGAAAAATCTAAAAACAATAAACTAGATAAAATATAGCTATTTAATTCAAAAAGAGAAGCAAAAATAAAAATATCAAAAATAACTGACATTCTTTCAGTATTTCTGATATAATAAAAATTATGGAAGACTTGATAATATTTTGATTTATAAGGGGGAAAATATGAAAGATTTAAATAACAAATGTAAAATTGCTGTGGTACAGGCTGCTCCAGTAATGTTTGATAAAGACCTCTGTACTAAAAAAGCTGTTAGTTTAATTCAAGAAGCTTCAAAAAATAAAAGTGAATTAATTGTATTTCCTGAACTGTTCATTCCTGGATATCCTTATGGTATGACCTTTGGTTTTACTGTAGGAAGCCGTAATGCTGATGGACGTAAGGATTGGAAGATGTATTATGACAATTCTATTCTGGTGCCTGGTGTAGAAACAGAATGTATAGGACAGGCAGCTAAAAAAGCTAAAGCTTATGTAAGTATTGGAGTTTCTGAACGTGATCCTGTTACAGCCACTCTTTACAATACAAATCTATTTTTCTCTCCTGATG
This genomic window contains:
- a CDS encoding putative ATPase P, translating into MERTSNGYLLSCEVVHKIRGRIRIKSRALKYLGNMKQNIEKQLEEVRYINSVKISSITGTIVIYFTDITVTEENLIALLQNTLNVYLVEIYKNEKIENNKQIVIERKLQEESPEEIIKKITAAGGLLAYNIFKKSPVEPVTGLKRILNLNTLSIFSLAAPVIKNGIGSIIRNKRPNADTLSSSAIISSLLLGKEKTALTIMILEEFAELLTVYTMKKTRGAIKDMLSVGENYVWKQIDVNNIKKVSIDEIQKGDKIVVQTGEKISVDGIIVKGEAFIDQSSITGEYMPVTKKIGENVFAGTIIKNGNITIEAEKVGDDRTVSRIIKLVEDANFNKAQIQNYADTFSAQLIPLNFLLAGIVYAATRNIQKAMSMLVIDYSCGIRLSTAAAFSAAINTAAKNGILIKGSNYIEELSKADTIIFDKTGTITEGKPSVQTIKVLDKSLEENTMLAYAAAAEETSSHPLAVAILNEVKDRGIEIPLHEENKIVLARGIETVVDGKVIRVGSKKFMEENGIPTEKNHEEVKVILGRGEILIYISRDNKLIGLLGVTDPPRENIKKTINRLRGQGIDEIILLTGDLEQQAHTIASRMAIDSYESELLPEDKAKNILALQSRGGKVIMIGDGINDAPALSYANIGIALGSTRTDVAMEAADVTITKDDPLLVPEVIGLSKKTVSTIKENFAMAIGVNSFALVLGATGILPAIYSSVIHNLSTILVVGNSLKLLKYKLKN
- a CDS encoding putative glycerol dehydrogenase; translated protein: MNTRNIFLPNYSIGENPYNEIPSICEAYGKKVVFIGGKTALAKTSDIVKEIIKNSKLEVIDILWFGGEACYENVDKLKQEKSIIEADMIFAFGGGKAIDTCKCLTGELKKPLFTFPTISSTCASVTSVCAMYNENGSFKNLYWRFAPAEHTFISTKIISEAPEKYLWAGIGDTMAKGYEPEFSSRGKSLNHSNALGVTLSKLCQEPLVKYGKKALDDCKANKVSTELEETILAIIVTTGIVSNYVINDYNSSLAHALCYGFSTIHHIEVSHLHGEIVSYGVLVLLMVDGRTHEINRIIPFYKSIGLPVSYKNLGTDEKEMEIVIQKAVDVPDLNVSAFPVTKEIIWEAIKKLESFK
- a CDS encoding autotransporter translates to MIKEMEKALKRYLKGKNRITMGVVVAFLLGSSFAFGDVTIKYENSTLIVQDDLGTNIGTVTKNPAGEFTWTIPEGTDITKTVKIDDTVNTNNIKINIVNNGNISGSSTGGDKSGNGIFSYSDTSSSIIGNITNSGTISGNSTGGYRSKSGNGIFSYSDTSSSIIGNITNSGIISGSTTGNGTHLGNGIFSRSNKSTIGDIINNGIISGNVSGSENGNGIYSSSYSFDSFPESKIGKITNYGIISGNNTGSNTVNGIYSSSSTTSSFTKSKIGKITNYGIISGNDSGNKSGNGIYLYSSSGSSIIESISNTGVIMGNGNGIYIVGNSNSGITDYKNYGLVIGQTPVKIEGGGTAINKPEREGMAITLESDGSIKTNGITSGTGSSTGIYSIINTELKNSRKDAYDNFEGIQNNKIINGAGVASGTVTIEAGKNFSLNGGIINAYKTAVTVKDGASFTSTDVTINGGGLDRTTPVISGSTGANTVNISGNSFINGDIDLDAGDDTLNFSSAVSRAVGNDNINLFHKISNVENININQKVTAFETSEITGAKDINIGKNGEFVLRIDGTNSNKHALSNGNSSGTIDSDGGKLLLALNGVSDGSTIDMGIKLGDGIYGVENPDIEYRDLFTLDTTSYLHSIRKTPGSSTITVETKSTLPLSPTTPEYTNYGKLNKIYQSMRVVDGVKEFNVDTDEKFSSFMGYLNDIYAGNPYSYSSELSIKSMGMFRDIVTENSFKADTGKWMIYGGLTHIDGGTKDTYYGKGYYTYDIGSSDIDSDTKITGAYMLGEYGVSDDFKAGVAVGGNKFKSDLSNGSKVDGDALYIGGYAKKYLGNLKVTAGMGFQYGDYDANRTAAGREITETRSYSSSYNDLTYDIYLNGRYSHNIGDNLYLEPYATLSYTYVKQDGADEGNKTLAIETDSQSFDYTVGKMGIDLKKVIPHEKGKSTLSVGASYTRLLNGADEEYITGRFKGGSDFDILVAHKNEHSLGLNAKYALELENGILFDVKGTYSVERDSHNQSGKNKTKGEWIVGTGLGYKF
- a CDS encoding putative DNA-binding protein, with protein sequence MNKRELAKVYSETSKGEISARKALKEIEVFLETMQEALQKSHSLIFRNIGIFEVKERKPRIIANPVTKEPMKIYPRKTVKFRESKNIQDK